A single genomic interval of Musa acuminata AAA Group cultivar baxijiao chromosome BXJ3-4, Cavendish_Baxijiao_AAA, whole genome shotgun sequence harbors:
- the LOC103981757 gene encoding polyamine oxidase 1-like, whose protein sequence is MLPCILVHFCYGLKLYARPLLCHACLLVNLATHPFVYRRGRMVMKKPRIVIVGAGMAGLTAAHRLHAAASGDLFDLCVVEAGHRLGGRILTSVFAGDRVEMGATWIHGIGGSPIHAIAHDIAALAGDREPWERMDGFPSDPLTVAEGGALVDPYVVVDPVTSLYRRLMDSARAGDATVDPKRPGVGPFLRHGLQEYRSSRGGSSGCGEWSLEELEECVFAMHEFMERTCTSADDLNELDLAAESEYRDYPGDQITIAKGYSQIVEHLASALPPGMIRLGRRLRRIEWCSDGDGDGQPVRLHFEGEHSAMAADHVIVTVSLGVLKAGLGKGGGDTSGVKFSPPLPAFKQEAIERLGFGVVDKLFMEIEGDDGGGGFPFLQIAFAHEEREGRRRVAGIPRWMRRTASICPIYRGSRVLLAWFAGREALDLEALLDEEIIRGVHATLDAFLPADVTCGGGDKVDRRCNERGAASSPPRIARVKRSGWGRDPLFLGSYSYVAVGSSGADLDLMAEPLPRLCGDPKEKEDRGASPPPPSPPPPLQILFAGEATHRTHYSTTHGAYLSGAREANRLLQHYCYTSAA, encoded by the coding sequence ATGTTGCCTTGCATTCTGGTCCATTTTTGTTATGGCCTAAAGTTATATGCTCGGCCGCTTCTCTGTCACGCCTGCCTCCTTGTTAACCTTGCTACACACCCCTTTGTTTACCGACGAGGGAGGATGGTGATGAAGAAGCCCCGCATCGTGATTGTTGGGGCGGGGATGGCGGGCCTCACCGCCGCCCACCGCCTTCACGCCGCCGCCTCCGGTGACCTATTCGACCTGTGCGTCGTGGAGGCCGGCCACCGCCTCGGCGGCCGCATCCTCACCTCCGTGTTCGCTGGTGACCGCGTCGAGATGGGTGCCACCTGGATCCACGGCATCGGAGGTAGTCCAATCCACGCCATCGCCCACGACATCGCTGCCCTTGCCGGTGACCGTGAACCCTGGGAGCGCATGGACGGCTTCCCCTCGGATCCCCTCACCGTCGCGGAGGGTGGAGCCCTCGTTGACCCCTACGTCGTCGTCGATCCCGTCACCTCCCTCTACCGCCGACTTATGGACTCCGCGAGGGCGGGCGACGCCACCGTGGACCCAAAGAGACCCGGTGTCGGGCCGTTCCTACGCCACGGCCTCCAAGAGTACCGCTCCTCTCGCGGCGGGAGCAGTGGCTGCGGCGAGTGGAGCCTGGAGGAGCTTGAGGAGTGCGTGTTCGCGATGCACGAGTTCATGGAACGGACATGCACCTCGGCCGACGACCTCAATGAACTCGACTTGGCCGCAGAGAGCGAGTACAGAGACTATCCCGGGGACCAGATCACCATAGCCAAAGGGTACTCGCAGATCGTCGAACACCTCGCGTCGGCCCTTCCCCCGGGCATGATCCGCCTCGGTCGGCGTCTCCGGCGCATCGAGTGGTGCTCGGACGGCGATGGGGATGGCCAGCCGGTGAGACTTCACTTCGAGGGGGAGCACTCGGCCATGGCGGCGGACCATGTGATCGTCACGGTCTCGCTGGGGGTGCTCAAGGCCGGACTAGGGAAGGGAGGCGGGGATACGAGCGGCGTGAAGTTCTCACCGCCGCTCCCCGCGTTCAAGCAGGAGGCCATTGAGCGGCTGGGGTTCGGCGTGGTGGATAAGCTATTCATGGAGATCGAGGGCGACGATGGGGGTGGAGGATTCCCATTCCTCCAGATAGCGTTCGCCCACGAGGAAAGGGAGGGGAGAAGGCGCGTGGCGGGGATACCGCGGTGGATGAGGAGGACGGCGTCCATCTGCCCTATCTACCGCGGCTCGCGTGTGCTGCTGGCGTGGTTCGCGGGGAGGGAGGCCCTGGATCTGGAGGCGCTGCTGGACGAGGAGATCATCCGTGGGGTCCACGCCACGCTCGATGCCTTCCTTCCGGCGGATGTCACGTGCGGCGGCGGCGACAAGGTCGATCGGCGATGCAACGAGAGAGGAGCGGCATCGTCGCCCCCGAGGATCGCGAGGGTGAAGCGAAGCGGATGGGGAAGGGACCCCTTGTTCCTGGGATCCTACAGCTACGTGGCTGTGGGATCGAGCGGGGCCGATCTGGATCTGATGGCAGAGCCGCTGCCACGTCTGTGCGGGGACCCGAAAGAGAAGGAGGACAGGGGCgctagtcctcctcctccctctccccctccccctctaCAGATACTGTTCGCCGGGGAGGCGACGCACCGGACGCACTACTCTACGACGCATGGGGCGTATCTAAGTGGGGCCAGGGAGGCTAATAGGCTGCTCCAACACTATTGCTACACATCAGCAGCCTAG